In the genome of Quercus robur chromosome 3, dhQueRobu3.1, whole genome shotgun sequence, one region contains:
- the LOC126717187 gene encoding sugar transporter ERD6-like 5 isoform X2 yields MEDEVVRKSLLVKQEASSNTVDNGNGHVGDGANTNGGATVRPSDSSATAILVISTIVAACGAFTGGSVAVYSSLAENGIIADLGLTVAEYSLFGSIMTIGAIIGALISGKMTDVIGRRYTFWILDIFYIMGWLSIIFAKGAWLLDLGRLLLGVGFGITCYVGPVYLAEITPKNLRGGFMSITQSMTGYGSSLTYLIGSIISWRTLAIIGSIPCILMFLGLFLIPESPRWLVKIGKQREFEAALQRLRGVDADTSQEASDIKDYTDNLQQNSDDKIQNLFQRKYVPLLIVGVGLMLVQVLGGLYGFLFYMSEIFNSAGISSTVGYIVLAVTLIPSIFLGASLIDKVGRRMILMVSAMGNCLGCFLTGLAYLLQDHNWWKGISHILALVGVLVYMGSYSFGMVSIPWIIVSEIFPINVKGSAGTLCNLVNWFASFFVSYTFNFLFKWSSAGTFFIYSSICGLGVLFIAKLVPETKGRTLEEIQSSLTGILQ; encoded by the exons ATGGAGGATGAAGTGGTGAGAAAGTCTCTACTTGTAAAACAAGAGGCGAGTAGTAACACAGTAGATAATGGCAATGGCCATGTTGGTGATGGTGCTAATACTAATGGTGGTGCTACTGTTCGGCCAAGTGATTCCAGTGCCACAGCTATTCTCGTTATCAGCACCATTGTGGCAGCTTGCGGTGCCTTCACTGGTGGCAGTGTT GCGGTATATTCATCACTTGCTGAGAATGGAATCATAGCTGATCTGGGCCTTACTGTGGCAGAG TATTCACTGTTTGGATCAATAATGACCATTGGAGCAATAATAGGGGCACTAATAAGTGGAAAGATGACGGATGTCATTGGTCGAAGATAT acattttggattttggatatATTCTACATCATGGGATGGCTATCAATAATCTTCGCCAAG GGTGCTTGGTTGCTTGACTTGGGAAGACTGTTATTGGGAGTTGGATTTGGAATTACATGTTATGTG GGACCTGTGTACCTTGCAGAAATAACACCAAAGAATCTAAGGGGAGGGTTTATGTCAATAACTCAG TCGATGACAGGTTATGGCTCTTCTCTCACATATCTCATTGGCTCAATTATCAGCTGGCGCACCTTGGCCATAATAG GCTCTATTCCATGTATATTAATGTTCCTTGGTCTATTTCTCATTCCAGAGTCCCCTAGATGGTTG GTAAAGATTGGCAAACAAAGAGAATTTGAGGCTGCTCTCCAACGCCTCAGGGGAGTCGATGCTGATACCTCTCAAGAGGCCTCAGATATCAAA GATTATACTGATAACCTTCAACAAAACTCAGATGACAAAATTCAGAACTTGTTTCAACGAAAATATGTTCCTCTACTCATT GTTGGAGTTGGGCTGATGTTAGTGCAAGTACTTGGAGGGCTCTATGGGTTTCTGTTTTATATGAGTGAAATTTTTAATTCTGCTG GTATCTCTAGTACTGTTGGGTATATAGTGCTGGCTGTTACCCTG ATTCCTTCAATTTTTCTGGGCGCCTCACTGATAGATAAAGTTGGAAGACGAATGATTTTGATG GTTTCTGCAATGGGGAATTGCTTAGGTTGCTTCCTTACAGGATTAGCATACTTGTTGCAG GACCATAACTGGTGGAAAGGAATCAGTCACATTTTGGCCCTTGTAGGAGTATTG GTATATATGGGATCTTACTCATTTGGCATGGTAAGCATACCATGGATTATAGTCTCAGAG ATATTCCCTATAAATGTGAAGGGCTCAGCAGGAACTCTTTGCAATTTGGTCAATTGGTTTGCCTCCTTTTTTGTTTCCTACACctttaatttcttattcaagTGGAGCTCAGCAG gaacatttttcatatattcAAGCATTTGCGGTTTGGGTGTTCTTTTCATTGCAAAACTAGTACCGGAGACTAAAGGGCGAACATTGGAAGAAATACAATCATCACTAACTGGCATTCTGCAATGA
- the LOC126717187 gene encoding sugar transporter ERD6-like 5 isoform X4 → MEDEVVRKSLLVKQEASSNTVDNGNGHVGDGANTNGGATVRPSDSSATAILVISTIVAACGAFTGGSVAVYSSLAENGIIADLGLTVAEYSLFGSIMTIGAIIGALISGKMTDVIGRRYQTFWILDIFYIMGWLSIIFAKGPVYLAEITPKNLRGGFMSITQSMTGYGSSLTYLIGSIISWRTLAIIGSIPCILMFLGLFLIPESPRWLVKIGKQREFEAALQRLRGVDADTSQEASDIKDYTDNLQQNSDDKIQNLFQRKYVPLLIVGVGLMLVQVLGGLYGFLFYMSEIFNSAGISSTVGYIVLAVTLIPSIFLGASLIDKVGRRMILMVSAMGNCLGCFLTGLAYLLQDHNWWKGISHILALVGVLVYMGSYSFGMVSIPWIIVSEIFPINVKGSAGTLCNLVNWFASFFVSYTFNFLFKWSSAGTFFIYSSICGLGVLFIAKLVPETKGRTLEEIQSSLTGILQ, encoded by the exons ATGGAGGATGAAGTGGTGAGAAAGTCTCTACTTGTAAAACAAGAGGCGAGTAGTAACACAGTAGATAATGGCAATGGCCATGTTGGTGATGGTGCTAATACTAATGGTGGTGCTACTGTTCGGCCAAGTGATTCCAGTGCCACAGCTATTCTCGTTATCAGCACCATTGTGGCAGCTTGCGGTGCCTTCACTGGTGGCAGTGTT GCGGTATATTCATCACTTGCTGAGAATGGAATCATAGCTGATCTGGGCCTTACTGTGGCAGAG TATTCACTGTTTGGATCAATAATGACCATTGGAGCAATAATAGGGGCACTAATAAGTGGAAAGATGACGGATGTCATTGGTCGAAGATAT CAGacattttggattttggatatATTCTACATCATGGGATGGCTATCAATAATCTTCGCCAAG GGACCTGTGTACCTTGCAGAAATAACACCAAAGAATCTAAGGGGAGGGTTTATGTCAATAACTCAG TCGATGACAGGTTATGGCTCTTCTCTCACATATCTCATTGGCTCAATTATCAGCTGGCGCACCTTGGCCATAATAG GCTCTATTCCATGTATATTAATGTTCCTTGGTCTATTTCTCATTCCAGAGTCCCCTAGATGGTTG GTAAAGATTGGCAAACAAAGAGAATTTGAGGCTGCTCTCCAACGCCTCAGGGGAGTCGATGCTGATACCTCTCAAGAGGCCTCAGATATCAAA GATTATACTGATAACCTTCAACAAAACTCAGATGACAAAATTCAGAACTTGTTTCAACGAAAATATGTTCCTCTACTCATT GTTGGAGTTGGGCTGATGTTAGTGCAAGTACTTGGAGGGCTCTATGGGTTTCTGTTTTATATGAGTGAAATTTTTAATTCTGCTG GTATCTCTAGTACTGTTGGGTATATAGTGCTGGCTGTTACCCTG ATTCCTTCAATTTTTCTGGGCGCCTCACTGATAGATAAAGTTGGAAGACGAATGATTTTGATG GTTTCTGCAATGGGGAATTGCTTAGGTTGCTTCCTTACAGGATTAGCATACTTGTTGCAG GACCATAACTGGTGGAAAGGAATCAGTCACATTTTGGCCCTTGTAGGAGTATTG GTATATATGGGATCTTACTCATTTGGCATGGTAAGCATACCATGGATTATAGTCTCAGAG ATATTCCCTATAAATGTGAAGGGCTCAGCAGGAACTCTTTGCAATTTGGTCAATTGGTTTGCCTCCTTTTTTGTTTCCTACACctttaatttcttattcaagTGGAGCTCAGCAG gaacatttttcatatattcAAGCATTTGCGGTTTGGGTGTTCTTTTCATTGCAAAACTAGTACCGGAGACTAAAGGGCGAACATTGGAAGAAATACAATCATCACTAACTGGCATTCTGCAATGA
- the LOC126717187 gene encoding sugar transporter ERD6-like 5 isoform X5: MEDEVVRKSLLVKQEASSNTVDNGNGHVGDGANTNGGATVRPSDSSATAILVISTIVAACGAFTGGSVAVYSSLAENGIIADLGLTVAEYSLFGSIMTIGAIIGALISGKMTDVIGRRYTFWILDIFYIMGWLSIIFAKGPVYLAEITPKNLRGGFMSITQSMTGYGSSLTYLIGSIISWRTLAIIGSIPCILMFLGLFLIPESPRWLVKIGKQREFEAALQRLRGVDADTSQEASDIKDYTDNLQQNSDDKIQNLFQRKYVPLLIVGVGLMLVQVLGGLYGFLFYMSEIFNSAGISSTVGYIVLAVTLIPSIFLGASLIDKVGRRMILMVSAMGNCLGCFLTGLAYLLQDHNWWKGISHILALVGVLVYMGSYSFGMVSIPWIIVSEIFPINVKGSAGTLCNLVNWFASFFVSYTFNFLFKWSSAGTFFIYSSICGLGVLFIAKLVPETKGRTLEEIQSSLTGILQ; encoded by the exons ATGGAGGATGAAGTGGTGAGAAAGTCTCTACTTGTAAAACAAGAGGCGAGTAGTAACACAGTAGATAATGGCAATGGCCATGTTGGTGATGGTGCTAATACTAATGGTGGTGCTACTGTTCGGCCAAGTGATTCCAGTGCCACAGCTATTCTCGTTATCAGCACCATTGTGGCAGCTTGCGGTGCCTTCACTGGTGGCAGTGTT GCGGTATATTCATCACTTGCTGAGAATGGAATCATAGCTGATCTGGGCCTTACTGTGGCAGAG TATTCACTGTTTGGATCAATAATGACCATTGGAGCAATAATAGGGGCACTAATAAGTGGAAAGATGACGGATGTCATTGGTCGAAGATAT acattttggattttggatatATTCTACATCATGGGATGGCTATCAATAATCTTCGCCAAG GGACCTGTGTACCTTGCAGAAATAACACCAAAGAATCTAAGGGGAGGGTTTATGTCAATAACTCAG TCGATGACAGGTTATGGCTCTTCTCTCACATATCTCATTGGCTCAATTATCAGCTGGCGCACCTTGGCCATAATAG GCTCTATTCCATGTATATTAATGTTCCTTGGTCTATTTCTCATTCCAGAGTCCCCTAGATGGTTG GTAAAGATTGGCAAACAAAGAGAATTTGAGGCTGCTCTCCAACGCCTCAGGGGAGTCGATGCTGATACCTCTCAAGAGGCCTCAGATATCAAA GATTATACTGATAACCTTCAACAAAACTCAGATGACAAAATTCAGAACTTGTTTCAACGAAAATATGTTCCTCTACTCATT GTTGGAGTTGGGCTGATGTTAGTGCAAGTACTTGGAGGGCTCTATGGGTTTCTGTTTTATATGAGTGAAATTTTTAATTCTGCTG GTATCTCTAGTACTGTTGGGTATATAGTGCTGGCTGTTACCCTG ATTCCTTCAATTTTTCTGGGCGCCTCACTGATAGATAAAGTTGGAAGACGAATGATTTTGATG GTTTCTGCAATGGGGAATTGCTTAGGTTGCTTCCTTACAGGATTAGCATACTTGTTGCAG GACCATAACTGGTGGAAAGGAATCAGTCACATTTTGGCCCTTGTAGGAGTATTG GTATATATGGGATCTTACTCATTTGGCATGGTAAGCATACCATGGATTATAGTCTCAGAG ATATTCCCTATAAATGTGAAGGGCTCAGCAGGAACTCTTTGCAATTTGGTCAATTGGTTTGCCTCCTTTTTTGTTTCCTACACctttaatttcttattcaagTGGAGCTCAGCAG gaacatttttcatatattcAAGCATTTGCGGTTTGGGTGTTCTTTTCATTGCAAAACTAGTACCGGAGACTAAAGGGCGAACATTGGAAGAAATACAATCATCACTAACTGGCATTCTGCAATGA
- the LOC126717187 gene encoding sugar transporter ERD6-like 5 isoform X1, with protein sequence MEDEVVRKSLLVKQEASSNTVDNGNGHVGDGANTNGGATVRPSDSSATAILVISTIVAACGAFTGGSVAVYSSLAENGIIADLGLTVAEYSLFGSIMTIGAIIGALISGKMTDVIGRRYQTFWILDIFYIMGWLSIIFAKGAWLLDLGRLLLGVGFGITCYVGPVYLAEITPKNLRGGFMSITQSMTGYGSSLTYLIGSIISWRTLAIIGSIPCILMFLGLFLIPESPRWLVKIGKQREFEAALQRLRGVDADTSQEASDIKDYTDNLQQNSDDKIQNLFQRKYVPLLIVGVGLMLVQVLGGLYGFLFYMSEIFNSAGISSTVGYIVLAVTLIPSIFLGASLIDKVGRRMILMVSAMGNCLGCFLTGLAYLLQDHNWWKGISHILALVGVLVYMGSYSFGMVSIPWIIVSEIFPINVKGSAGTLCNLVNWFASFFVSYTFNFLFKWSSAGTFFIYSSICGLGVLFIAKLVPETKGRTLEEIQSSLTGILQ encoded by the exons ATGGAGGATGAAGTGGTGAGAAAGTCTCTACTTGTAAAACAAGAGGCGAGTAGTAACACAGTAGATAATGGCAATGGCCATGTTGGTGATGGTGCTAATACTAATGGTGGTGCTACTGTTCGGCCAAGTGATTCCAGTGCCACAGCTATTCTCGTTATCAGCACCATTGTGGCAGCTTGCGGTGCCTTCACTGGTGGCAGTGTT GCGGTATATTCATCACTTGCTGAGAATGGAATCATAGCTGATCTGGGCCTTACTGTGGCAGAG TATTCACTGTTTGGATCAATAATGACCATTGGAGCAATAATAGGGGCACTAATAAGTGGAAAGATGACGGATGTCATTGGTCGAAGATAT CAGacattttggattttggatatATTCTACATCATGGGATGGCTATCAATAATCTTCGCCAAG GGTGCTTGGTTGCTTGACTTGGGAAGACTGTTATTGGGAGTTGGATTTGGAATTACATGTTATGTG GGACCTGTGTACCTTGCAGAAATAACACCAAAGAATCTAAGGGGAGGGTTTATGTCAATAACTCAG TCGATGACAGGTTATGGCTCTTCTCTCACATATCTCATTGGCTCAATTATCAGCTGGCGCACCTTGGCCATAATAG GCTCTATTCCATGTATATTAATGTTCCTTGGTCTATTTCTCATTCCAGAGTCCCCTAGATGGTTG GTAAAGATTGGCAAACAAAGAGAATTTGAGGCTGCTCTCCAACGCCTCAGGGGAGTCGATGCTGATACCTCTCAAGAGGCCTCAGATATCAAA GATTATACTGATAACCTTCAACAAAACTCAGATGACAAAATTCAGAACTTGTTTCAACGAAAATATGTTCCTCTACTCATT GTTGGAGTTGGGCTGATGTTAGTGCAAGTACTTGGAGGGCTCTATGGGTTTCTGTTTTATATGAGTGAAATTTTTAATTCTGCTG GTATCTCTAGTACTGTTGGGTATATAGTGCTGGCTGTTACCCTG ATTCCTTCAATTTTTCTGGGCGCCTCACTGATAGATAAAGTTGGAAGACGAATGATTTTGATG GTTTCTGCAATGGGGAATTGCTTAGGTTGCTTCCTTACAGGATTAGCATACTTGTTGCAG GACCATAACTGGTGGAAAGGAATCAGTCACATTTTGGCCCTTGTAGGAGTATTG GTATATATGGGATCTTACTCATTTGGCATGGTAAGCATACCATGGATTATAGTCTCAGAG ATATTCCCTATAAATGTGAAGGGCTCAGCAGGAACTCTTTGCAATTTGGTCAATTGGTTTGCCTCCTTTTTTGTTTCCTACACctttaatttcttattcaagTGGAGCTCAGCAG gaacatttttcatatattcAAGCATTTGCGGTTTGGGTGTTCTTTTCATTGCAAAACTAGTACCGGAGACTAAAGGGCGAACATTGGAAGAAATACAATCATCACTAACTGGCATTCTGCAATGA
- the LOC126717187 gene encoding sugar transporter ERD6-like 5 isoform X3, whose translation MEDEVVRKSLLVKQEASSNTVDNGNGHVGDGANTNGGATVRPSDSSATAILVISTIVAACGAFTGGSVAVYSSLAENGIIADLGLTVAEYSLFGSIMTIGAIIGALISGKMTDVIGRRYQTFWILDIFYIMGWLSIIFAKGAWLLDLGRLLLGVGFGITCYVGPVYLAEITPKNLRGGFMSITQSMTGYGSSLTYLIGSIISWRTLAIIGSIPCILMFLGLFLIPESPRWLVKIGKQREFEAALQRLRGVDADTSQEASDIKDYTDNLQQNSDDKIQNLFQRKYVPLLIVGVGLMLVQVLGGLYGFLFYMSEIFNSAVNFSEEWIFPLQIPSIFLGASLIDKVGRRMILMVSAMGNCLGCFLTGLAYLLQDHNWWKGISHILALVGVLVYMGSYSFGMVSIPWIIVSEIFPINVKGSAGTLCNLVNWFASFFVSYTFNFLFKWSSAGTFFIYSSICGLGVLFIAKLVPETKGRTLEEIQSSLTGILQ comes from the exons ATGGAGGATGAAGTGGTGAGAAAGTCTCTACTTGTAAAACAAGAGGCGAGTAGTAACACAGTAGATAATGGCAATGGCCATGTTGGTGATGGTGCTAATACTAATGGTGGTGCTACTGTTCGGCCAAGTGATTCCAGTGCCACAGCTATTCTCGTTATCAGCACCATTGTGGCAGCTTGCGGTGCCTTCACTGGTGGCAGTGTT GCGGTATATTCATCACTTGCTGAGAATGGAATCATAGCTGATCTGGGCCTTACTGTGGCAGAG TATTCACTGTTTGGATCAATAATGACCATTGGAGCAATAATAGGGGCACTAATAAGTGGAAAGATGACGGATGTCATTGGTCGAAGATAT CAGacattttggattttggatatATTCTACATCATGGGATGGCTATCAATAATCTTCGCCAAG GGTGCTTGGTTGCTTGACTTGGGAAGACTGTTATTGGGAGTTGGATTTGGAATTACATGTTATGTG GGACCTGTGTACCTTGCAGAAATAACACCAAAGAATCTAAGGGGAGGGTTTATGTCAATAACTCAG TCGATGACAGGTTATGGCTCTTCTCTCACATATCTCATTGGCTCAATTATCAGCTGGCGCACCTTGGCCATAATAG GCTCTATTCCATGTATATTAATGTTCCTTGGTCTATTTCTCATTCCAGAGTCCCCTAGATGGTTG GTAAAGATTGGCAAACAAAGAGAATTTGAGGCTGCTCTCCAACGCCTCAGGGGAGTCGATGCTGATACCTCTCAAGAGGCCTCAGATATCAAA GATTATACTGATAACCTTCAACAAAACTCAGATGACAAAATTCAGAACTTGTTTCAACGAAAATATGTTCCTCTACTCATT GTTGGAGTTGGGCTGATGTTAGTGCAAGTACTTGGAGGGCTCTATGGGTTTCTGTTTTATATGAGTGAAATTTTTAATTCTGCTG TGAATTTCTCAGAAGAGTGGATATTTCCTCTGCAGATTCCTTCAATTTTTCTGGGCGCCTCACTGATAGATAAAGTTGGAAGACGAATGATTTTGATG GTTTCTGCAATGGGGAATTGCTTAGGTTGCTTCCTTACAGGATTAGCATACTTGTTGCAG GACCATAACTGGTGGAAAGGAATCAGTCACATTTTGGCCCTTGTAGGAGTATTG GTATATATGGGATCTTACTCATTTGGCATGGTAAGCATACCATGGATTATAGTCTCAGAG ATATTCCCTATAAATGTGAAGGGCTCAGCAGGAACTCTTTGCAATTTGGTCAATTGGTTTGCCTCCTTTTTTGTTTCCTACACctttaatttcttattcaagTGGAGCTCAGCAG gaacatttttcatatattcAAGCATTTGCGGTTTGGGTGTTCTTTTCATTGCAAAACTAGTACCGGAGACTAAAGGGCGAACATTGGAAGAAATACAATCATCACTAACTGGCATTCTGCAATGA
- the LOC126717187 gene encoding sugar transporter ERD6-like 5 isoform X6, with amino-acid sequence MEDEVVRKSLLVKQEASSNTVDNGNGHVGDGANTNGGATVRPSDSSATAILVISTIVAACGAFTGGSVAVYSSLAENGIIADLGLTVAEYSLFGSIMTIGAIIGALISGKMTDVIGRRYQTFWILDIFYIMGWLSIIFAKGAWLLDLGRLLLGVGFGITCYVGPVYLAEITPKNLRGGFMSITQSMTGYGSSLTYLIGSIISWRTLAIIGSIPCILMFLGLFLIPESPRWLVKIGKQREFEAALQRLRGVDADTSQEASDIKDYTDNLQQNSDDKIQNLFQRKYVPLLIVGVGLMLVQVLGGLYGFLFYMSEIFNSAGISSTVGYIVLAVTLIPSIFLGASLIDKVGRRMILMVSAMGNCLGCFLTGLAYLLQDHNWWKGISHILALVGVLILQSGIYGILLIWHGKHTMDYSLRDIPYKCEGLSRNSLQFGQLVCLLFCFLHL; translated from the exons ATGGAGGATGAAGTGGTGAGAAAGTCTCTACTTGTAAAACAAGAGGCGAGTAGTAACACAGTAGATAATGGCAATGGCCATGTTGGTGATGGTGCTAATACTAATGGTGGTGCTACTGTTCGGCCAAGTGATTCCAGTGCCACAGCTATTCTCGTTATCAGCACCATTGTGGCAGCTTGCGGTGCCTTCACTGGTGGCAGTGTT GCGGTATATTCATCACTTGCTGAGAATGGAATCATAGCTGATCTGGGCCTTACTGTGGCAGAG TATTCACTGTTTGGATCAATAATGACCATTGGAGCAATAATAGGGGCACTAATAAGTGGAAAGATGACGGATGTCATTGGTCGAAGATAT CAGacattttggattttggatatATTCTACATCATGGGATGGCTATCAATAATCTTCGCCAAG GGTGCTTGGTTGCTTGACTTGGGAAGACTGTTATTGGGAGTTGGATTTGGAATTACATGTTATGTG GGACCTGTGTACCTTGCAGAAATAACACCAAAGAATCTAAGGGGAGGGTTTATGTCAATAACTCAG TCGATGACAGGTTATGGCTCTTCTCTCACATATCTCATTGGCTCAATTATCAGCTGGCGCACCTTGGCCATAATAG GCTCTATTCCATGTATATTAATGTTCCTTGGTCTATTTCTCATTCCAGAGTCCCCTAGATGGTTG GTAAAGATTGGCAAACAAAGAGAATTTGAGGCTGCTCTCCAACGCCTCAGGGGAGTCGATGCTGATACCTCTCAAGAGGCCTCAGATATCAAA GATTATACTGATAACCTTCAACAAAACTCAGATGACAAAATTCAGAACTTGTTTCAACGAAAATATGTTCCTCTACTCATT GTTGGAGTTGGGCTGATGTTAGTGCAAGTACTTGGAGGGCTCTATGGGTTTCTGTTTTATATGAGTGAAATTTTTAATTCTGCTG GTATCTCTAGTACTGTTGGGTATATAGTGCTGGCTGTTACCCTG ATTCCTTCAATTTTTCTGGGCGCCTCACTGATAGATAAAGTTGGAAGACGAATGATTTTGATG GTTTCTGCAATGGGGAATTGCTTAGGTTGCTTCCTTACAGGATTAGCATACTTGTTGCAG GACCATAACTGGTGGAAAGGAATCAGTCACATTTTGGCCCTTGTAGGAGTATTG ATTCTGCAATCAGGTATATATGGGATCTTACTCATTTGGCATGGTAAGCATACCATGGATTATAGTCTCAGAG ATATTCCCTATAAATGTGAAGGGCTCAGCAGGAACTCTTTGCAATTTGGTCAATTGGTTTGCCTCCTTTTTTGTTTCCTACACctttaa